One window from the genome of Chroogloeocystis siderophila 5.2 s.c.1 encodes:
- a CDS encoding trypsin-like serine peptidase has product MMQKLTCSCVLSFVAIASVLPTAAIAAPGFIFKTNDSVSANSTSSYWTPQRLQNAKPLNLPKPTHNQITTQVTPLVGTPISASGQAPTVNIPPNFQNKLFQPNQVNFNSVADEAVQPNNAGSVGAYFTSSRLIPLSADTVYPYRTVGKLFFTQPGQGDFVCSGAVIKPRIVLTAGHCVHSGSGDQSGFFTNFLFIPAYRDGAAPFKSWSWSYVITTDAWSKGNGVVPNAADYAMLEINDLPFNGVYRKIGQVTGVLGFKTLSLFPNHATLLGYPGNLDNGNKMHQVTAQSFRTRNPNSVEYGSDMRGGSSGGPWVQNFGVAAVGQNGGRNPGLNQIIGVTSYGPVATDPLYQGSSILDSRFVNMLNTLCKRKPGNC; this is encoded by the coding sequence ATGATGCAAAAACTGACCTGCTCGTGTGTATTGTCATTTGTGGCGATCGCGAGTGTGTTACCGACTGCGGCGATCGCGGCTCCTGGCTTTATCTTTAAAACTAACGATAGCGTGAGCGCGAACAGTACCAGTAGCTACTGGACACCACAACGACTGCAAAATGCAAAACCATTAAACTTACCTAAACCAACTCACAATCAGATAACAACACAAGTGACACCTTTAGTAGGAACCCCAATTAGTGCAAGTGGTCAAGCACCAACCGTCAATATCCCGCCTAACTTCCAAAACAAACTCTTTCAACCGAACCAAGTTAACTTTAATTCTGTTGCAGACGAAGCAGTTCAACCTAATAACGCGGGTTCAGTAGGTGCGTATTTTACAAGTTCTCGACTGATTCCCCTTTCAGCAGATACTGTTTATCCATACAGGACAGTCGGAAAACTCTTCTTTACTCAACCAGGTCAAGGCGACTTTGTTTGCTCTGGCGCAGTTATCAAGCCCAGAATTGTCCTCACAGCAGGTCACTGCGTTCATAGCGGTAGCGGTGATCAAAGTGGCTTTTTCACAAATTTCTTATTTATTCCTGCTTATCGCGATGGTGCTGCGCCGTTTAAATCTTGGAGTTGGAGTTATGTCATTACTACAGATGCTTGGTCAAAAGGTAATGGTGTAGTTCCCAACGCTGCTGATTACGCGATGCTTGAAATTAACGACTTACCCTTCAATGGCGTCTATCGTAAGATCGGTCAAGTTACTGGTGTGTTGGGTTTTAAAACGCTTAGCCTTTTCCCCAATCATGCAACATTACTAGGCTATCCAGGTAATCTTGATAATGGCAACAAAATGCATCAAGTTACTGCCCAAAGTTTTCGTACCCGCAACCCCAATTCAGTAGAGTATGGTTCTGATATGCGCGGCGGTTCGAGTGGTGGACCTTGGGTACAGAATTTTGGTGTAGCCGCTGTAGGGCAAAATGGAGGCAGAAATCCAGGTTTGAATCAAATTATCGGTGTGACGTCATACGGTCCTGTAGCGACTGATCCGTTGTATCAAGGTAGTTCTATTCTAGACTCCCGCTTTGTCAATATGCTCAACACCCTCTGTAAAAGAAAGCCTGGAAACTGTTAG